TCTCCCTCTCATTTCATGTGACTCCAGGGTGGCAGTAGCAGCTCTAGATGGACGTCCATTAGGATCAAGAGAGATCAGCTTCATCATTCAGGAAATCATGCTTCAAGCCAAAGCTCTGCATGCAGAAACAATTTGTCTCTTTGCTATTGACTCACCTCAACGCCCCATAATTCTCAACCTCCCATGGCTTGAACAACATATTTCCTGGTCTCAGAAAGAACTCACACAATAGGGAGACCACTGTACTCACCACTGCCTAATCTCGGTGTGTCAAGAATAACCCGTGACCAAACAACATTGTCAATCCGATTACCCGGTAATCCCAGCCGAAGATCAAGACAGGGCAGCACCCCTTGACACTCACCGTCTGCAGTGGACATGGAGAAAGAAATCGTAGTGGAGGTGTATGCTTCTAATGCCAGCATTGGGGCGGTACTGTCACATGATTTCCCTGTGCCTTCTACTCCAGTGACATGCTGCTACTCAACCAGCTTAACGGAAATATGATGTTGGCGATCGAGAACTGTTAGCCCTAAAGGCCGCCTTCAAGGAATTATAGGAGTCGAAATTGCCGTTCACTGTACTCACAGAGCACAGAAATCTGGAGTACCTCAAAAGACTGAACCTTAGACAGGCTAGATGGTCCCTCTTCTTCACTAGATTAGACTTTAAAAAGTTGCCTATATACCAGGCTCTAAGAAGGGCAAGACTGATGCACAACACCTAGGCTCTCTTAGTCATGAACCCACTCTTCCTAAAACCATTATCATGGCCCCAGTACAGAGGAACATCATCACTGAGATCACAGGGGCACTCAACGGTGAACCACAACCACCTAATTGTCCACCAACTCTCACCTTTGTACCACAGCATCTACGAACCCGTCTTCTACACTGGACCCACGACTCTCCTAGTGCGTGACAACCAGGCATTACAGCAACCTTCCAAGTCATCGAAACAGCCAAGGTATTATTGAACCAGGTCTTCTGCTTCTACTGTCTGCCAGAGGAAATTGTATCTGACTGAGGCCCTCAGTTCACGTCACAGATATTGCACTTCCTCTGCTCATACTGTGACAACAATCAGCAGGATTGGAGCCGTTACCTCATTTGGGCTGATTACGCTCAAAACGCCTGTGACGGCCTGAGTGGTGGCCACACATGAGTGGTAATATGCCTGTAtcaccttttacacacacaacacactttgtaaatcatgtttatttatttatggtttagtttaactgtttcttgtcagttgcatttgttaattACAAGAATACAtggtttataattttataattttatttgcttatctttttgattagattttttttgttgaatgtaaagtgttgttgatttccctcttaatttgtaatgggcccatctttctctttataagctgttgtgttgtccattttggcttttgttttgttggtttgtctctgtctgcctggtttgtttttgtaaaggtacttttttttttagtttaattatagGCCTTTTTCTAGTGACTGCTGGTGTTCCTTGTCTTTGacttctctgtctctcacaaCGCCCTCCGTAAACCATACACTGGTCTGACTCAGTTCCAATGTGTCTTGGGCTTTCAACTACTATTATTCCCCTGGTCAGGTGAACCATCTGACCTCCCAGCTGTCAACACCTGGTTGCAAAGGAGTGAGGAGACATGGAACTCGGTTCACTTTGGTACGCAATCCACATGTGCTTTAACCTGGGCAAAAATCAGTAGCAAGCAGTGTTGAGCACCAACCACCCCCGAACGGCGAGATCCGGCTATCTTTATCTCAGTAGTGATTTCCTTGTTGTGATCACGTGGCAGCGCGTGAGTGCAGGTCTCTCGCAACCTTGTGAGACTTATATCATTCAGGGAAAACGCACACCGGCCGATGTCTCCCCAGGTGCCATGAGGGGCTACTTTAATAATACTACTTTGGCCAATAGGTCATGCCATGTCAAACAAATATCTTAGTATTCATCACAAAGGTAaaaggtaaaatatatataaccacATGAGTGTTATACAGGTTTTAATGATGACACGTGTCTTACAAAATAAAGTTCCACATAAATGGCATCTGCTGTAAATGTCAGATTAAAGACTATCATAATGCAGgttgaacaataaaaaaaaattttaaactgaGAACTTAACTAAAAAACGAGCTTAGTTGTGTATTTGATAATTGTATTTTGCTATTAATTTTGTGACTATAGAtgtgtgatgtttatttttaaaagagatCTCGTCTTtgtaacaaaaacctttatCCCTCAAGGTCACTGCACATCCAAAATGTTTACCTGAAAtgtttgcacattaaaaataaattcacattatGTCAATTATGTTTACACACTGCCTCCAATCAGGTTAAGCTTTCAGCGTTTTCACATCCATaacatacatttcaatatatgatgttgatgaataaaatgaatgatgaataaagaaaaaaaaaagcacaaaaaagccTTCAGTCTAGCACATATAAGTATAACCTCTGTATAAGGGAAATACTAACATCTGTAATAAGATAAATACTAATATTGTTAACATAAATTTGAtctaatttaatacaattgttTTGTAATGAATGTTACACCTGCTGGAGCATCCCAAAATAGCAAAGATTACGTCTTCATTTCCAGTGAGGCCGGTGGCACTGCCTACTTTTATCTTGATTTATAAATCAGTGAGCTGAGTGAAGTGTGAAGATAAAGAGATAGGGATGTGGTTAAttctgtatgtttgtttgttcttgtCATGCAACTCTCACATCTTTGTAGCTTTGATGGACAGTTCAGGAACCTGTAAGCTACAGGGACACTTTCAACTGAATGGGATGTATAAGAATGGAGACTTTCTCATTGGTGGTTTGTTTGAGGTTCAGTACCTCAAAGCATTTCCAGAACTGGGTTACAGAACAGAGCCAAAGCTACCACACTGTGAGCTGTAAGTCTAGTTTACACCAACAgaggaaaatatttaaattttttgtaattatttggaaatgtacactttttttatgaCTGAATACACactataaattattaatgataatttaGTCTAAGCAGacaattttatacattattaaattactacATGACTGGCATCATGCACTGTATTTCTTAactttgcataaatatttaaagtcgAAAAAAGTGATCTTAcgttaattaacattattactgCAGTTAAggatgtaatttaatttgtattgtcCTCACCAGCTTCTATATGACAAGCTTCCAGCAGGCAGCAACAATGGTTTTTGCTATCAGTGAGATTAATAACAATCCAAACCTGCTGCCTAACATCACACTTGGTTACCAAATCTATGACAACTGTTTAAGGCTTGGAGTGGCATTCCGTGGTGCTACAGCTCTGGTTGGTGGGACAGAGGAGACCATCTCTGACCTCAACTGCAAAGGGCCACCACCGGTGATTGGACTCATAGGTGATCCAGGTTCTACTCATTCTATTGCAATTTCCAGTGTCTTAGGGCTGTTTCGACTGCCTATGGTAAGAGACATTTTTTAAACCATATATCTATTATCATTCATATCTGTTATTACTACATTCTATTGTCTGAAAATAAATTGCTAAACTATTAATTATCTctaaaaaagctaaaagagCAATGACATGTTTTTCTTGTCAGTGTGATAttttatggtaacactttattttgatggcccCTTCTGAACATTCTGTTGCCAATAAGAAACTTTGCACTACTCtcagtattagtattagtagacCCTTTGATaaaaactctttattgtgatggtctCCCAACAAACACTCTACtgactataaataactttacaGTATATGTACGTCAACGTATTCTGACCCTAACCCTTGTCTACTGATACCCTACTAAATCTCTAATGAGAGTAAGTATATATGTAGGTGTAATGCTGTttatagtcaacagaatgtgttaaagggaccatctaaataaagtgaaaactatttttatccATCTTCCtcttatatttctttttgtctctGCTCTTCATCTGTACTAAATAGATCAGTTTCTATGCCACCTGCTCATGTTTGAGTAACAGGAAAAAGTACCCTTCTTTCTTCAGAACAATCCCCAGTGATGCTTTCCAGGTTCGGGCTATGGTTCAGATTTTGAGACATTTTGGATGGAGCTGGATTGGTCTCCTTTACAGTGATAATGACTATGGTGTCTACGCAGCTCAGTCCTTCCATCAAGAAATGCAGCTGTTTGGACATTGTGTTGCTTTTTCTGAAATACTGCCCAATGTTAACAACCCCAGAGATATTCAGCGCATAATGAGAGTAATTCAGGCCTCTACAGCTAGAGTACtggttgttttttccccttcatcCTTATTGATACCTTTGATGGAAGAGGTGGTATTACAGAACATGACAGGTAGGCAGTGGATTGCAAGTGAATCTTGGGCCACTACACCTATGTTTCGCACACCACGTTTCAAACCAGTCTTGGGGGGCACACTGGCCATTGCTATCAGGAGTGGAGAGATCCAAGGGCTTCAGGACTTTTTGTTACGTCTTCGTCCCAACacagatgaaagaaataatATGTTGAGGATCTTCTGGGAGAACATGTTTGGGTGCAGTTTTGTAACTGAGAGTAAAGATGGAGAGCAAGTGAAAAAGGTGTGCACAGGACAGGAAGATctgagacaaacaaacacaccataCACTGATGTTTCTGCTTTGAGAGCACCCTACAATGTGTATAAGGCAGTTTATGCTCTGGCACATGCACTTCATGACCTGATGCAATGTAAGGAGGGGAGAGGGCCATTCAGTGGGAACAGCTGTGCGGACATGTCAAATCTAAAACCTTGGCAGGTAAGAGCCACATGTATAGTGAAACTTCTACTCTAGGCATACAGAAGAGCTGAATGTGGAACAGCAAAATGTCTTCTCTATATTAATTCAAATTTcagataaatgtaaataatctgTTCTATCTACAAAATGTTCAGCTGGTTCACTACCTACAGAAAGTCAACTTCACCACAGGCTTTGGGGATCACGTGTCATTTGATA
This region of Puntigrus tetrazona isolate hp1 chromosome 18, ASM1883169v1, whole genome shotgun sequence genomic DNA includes:
- the LOC122322885 gene encoding extracellular calcium-sensing receptor-like, translating into MWLILYVCLFLSCNSHIFVALMDSSGTCKLQGHFQLNGMYKNGDFLIGGLFEVQYLKAFPELGYRTEPKLPHCELFYMTSFQQAATMVFAISEINNNPNLLPNITLGYQIYDNCLRLGVAFRGATALVGGTEETISDLNCKGPPPVIGLIGDPGSTHSIAISSVLGLFRLPMISFYATCSCLSNRKKYPSFFRTIPSDAFQVRAMVQILRHFGWSWIGLLYSDNDYGVYAAQSFHQEMQLFGHCVAFSEILPNVNNPRDIQRIMRVIQASTARVLVVFSPSSLLIPLMEEVVLQNMTGRQWIASESWATTPMFRTPRFKPVLGGTLAIAIRSGEIQGLQDFLLRLRPNTDERNNMLRIFWENMFGCSFVTESKDGEQVKKVCTGQEDLRQTNTPYTDVSALRAPYNVYKAVYALAHALHDLMQCKEGRGPFSGNSCADMSNLKPWQLVHYLQKVNFTTGFGDHVSFDKNGDALPIYDVLNWQPSSDGSIRFHKIGVVIKGAETGMVPILDENLIYWNFESKKPPRSVCNERCPPGTRQAIKKGLPLCCFDCLPCADGEISNTTDAVECITCPGEFWSNPDKDQCVPKEVEFLSYEDPLGISLTTASLLGLCFCGFVIIVFALHYNTPIVRANNSELSFLLLLSLKLCFLCVLLFIGRPQLWTCQLRHAVFGISFVLCISSILVKTMVVIAVFKSSRPEGKGAMKWFEAAQQRCTVLVLTALQVVICAVWLSTASPTPHKNNQYIRSKIVYECAIGSVAGFSLLLGYIGLLAAVSFLLAFLARNLPDNFNEAKFITFSMLIFCAVWIAFVPAYVSSPGKYSVAVEIFAILASSFGLLVAIFAPKCYIILLHPERNTKKAIMGRETQKK